One window of Triticum dicoccoides isolate Atlit2015 ecotype Zavitan chromosome 5A, WEW_v2.0, whole genome shotgun sequence genomic DNA carries:
- the LOC119298495 gene encoding aquaporin PIP2-3-like, giving the protein MAAGEGKLSTEANVNSGTTMSSKDYLDPPPTPLLDAGELGKWSLYRATIAEFTATLLFVYVAVATVIGHKRQTDAQACSGAGVLGIAWAFGGMIAVLVYCTAGISGGHINPAVTFGLLLARKVSLPRAFLYMAAQCLGAICGAAMVRAVHGAHHYVLYGGGANEVAPGYSKVGALLAEAAGTFVLVYTVFSATDPKRMARDSHVPVLAPLLIGFAVLMAHLATIPVTGTGINPARSLGAAVVYNGKKAWADQWIFWVGPLAGATVAMAYHQYVLRNGAAKHSFGSNNDDVEA; this is encoded by the coding sequence ATGGCGGCGGGAGAAGGCAAGCTGAGTACGGAGGCCAACGTTAATTCCGGCACTACAATGAGCAGCAAGGACTACCTGGACCCTCCTCCAACGCCGCTGCTGGACGCCGGCGAGTTGGGCAAGTGGTCCTTGTACCGGGCCACCATTGCCGAGTTTACCGCCACACTCCTCTTCGTCTACGTCGCCGTGGCCACCGTCATCGGCCACAAGCGCCAGACCGACGCCCAGGCGTGCAGCGGCGCCGGCGTACTGGGCATCGCGTGGGCGTTCGGCGGCATGATCGCCGTCCTCGTTTACTGCACCGCCGGTATCTCCGGCGGCCACATCAACCCCGCAGTCACGTTCGGGCTGCTGCTGGCGAGGAAGGTCTCGCTTCCCAGAGCCTTCCTCTACATGGCGGCGCAGTGCCTCGGCGCCATCTGCGGCGCCGCCATGGTGAGGGCCGTGCACGGCGCGCACCACTACGTGCTCTACGGCGGCGGCGCCAACGAGGTCGCGCCGGGGTACTCCAAGGTGGGGGCGCTGCTGGCCGAGGCCGCCGGCACATTCGTTCTCGTGTACACCGTGTTCTCGGCGACCGACCCGAAACGAATGGCGAGGGACTCCCACGTGCCGGTGCTGGCGCCGCTGCTCATCGGGTTCGCCGTGCTGATGGCGCACCTGGCCACAATCCCCGTCACCGGCACCGGGATCAACCCGGCGAGGAGCCTTGGGGCCGCCGTGGTGTACAATGGGAAGAAGGCGTGGGCCGATCAGTGGATCTTCTGGGTCGGGCCTTTGGCCGGCGCCACCGTCGCCATGGCCTACCACCAGTACGTCCTCAGGAACGGCGCCGCCAAGCACTCCTTCGGCTCCAACAACGACGACGTCGAAGCCTAG
- the LOC119300479 gene encoding ATPase 11, plasma membrane-type-like yields the protein MGEYRKWRSATAGVVRGGVGELVDLSGELWKEIAAASTGGSRPSTGIHTFFGKAAHLVESTTHVGHFQKVLTSIGNFCICSIAIGMTIELIVMAAVQHRPYRQTVDNLLVLLIGGIPIAMPMVLSVTMAIGSHKLAQQGAITKRMTAIEEMAGMDVLCSDKTGTLTLNKLTVDNNIIEVFTRGYEKSDVVLMAARASRLENQDAIDCAIVAMLPDPKEVKISPP from the exons ATGGGGGAGTACAGGAAGTGGAGGAGCGCGACAGCCGGCGTCGtcaggggtggggtgggggaattGGTGGATCTCAGTGGTGAGCTGTGGAAGGAGATCGCCGCCGCCTCGACGGGAGGGTCACGGCCG TCCACCGGGATCCATACCTTCTTTGGAAAAGCTGCTCACCTCGTTGAGTCAACCACCCACGTCGGCCACTTTCAGAAG GTTCTCACATCAATCGGAAACTTCTGCATTTGCTCCATTGCCATTGGGATGACCATCGAGTTAATTGTGATGGCGGCTGTTCAACACAGACCGTACCGCCAGACAGTTGATAACCTTCTGGTGCTTCTCATTGGAGGGATTCCAATTGCGATGCCCATGGTTCTGTCTGTAACTATGGCTATTGGATCACATAAGCTTGCACAACAG GGTGCTATTACCAAGAGAATGACTGCAATTGAAGAGATGGCCGGAATGGACGTGCTTTGCAGTGACAAAACAGGAACATTGACACTCAACAAACTGACTGTAGACAACAATATAATTGAG GTTTTTACTAGAGGTTACGAAAAGAGTGATGTCGTGTTGATGGCCGCAAGGGCCTCAAGACTGGAGAATCAGGATGCTATTGATTGCGCTATTGTTGCCATGCTTCCAGACCCAAAAGAGGTAAAAATCTCTCCTCCCTGA